One window from the genome of Crateriforma spongiae encodes:
- a CDS encoding sulfatase-like hydrolase/transferase translates to MNANNHTAIGRCFVIATMLAAGLAFAHPDTADAAKPNVVMLLADDLGYRDVGCYDGPVQTPNIDSLAAGGARFTDFYSGCAVCSPSRATLMTGRHHIRAGVYSWIQDEQQKSHLLLREITLAEVLKSAGYATAHIGKWHLGLPSENHDKPTPDQHGFDHWFATWNNASPSHHNPDNFIRNGKPVGKLDGYSCQLVADEAIGWMKQHVETNIDQPFFVNVWFHEPHAPIAAPKDRTTKYGKPDDKGAIYSGTIDNTDDAIGRLLRTIDQLGIREDTLIIYASDNGSYRTDRVGNLRGRKGVNWEGGIRVPGIFHWPGRIAPQQVMTDPAGLVDVLPTVCGLLELEKPSVHLDGSDLSPLLVNRADAFVRHQPLFWHLQRSSPIVAMRDGNFSLVASRDYEMPTHNLFQEAWIPRIKEGGYRDFELFDLSNDPGQTTNVAKQYPEVFNRMKQRLLEINASIMKDATDWHLR, encoded by the coding sequence ATGAACGCAAACAATCACACTGCGATCGGCCGCTGTTTTGTCATCGCAACGATGCTGGCTGCGGGGTTGGCGTTTGCCCACCCGGACACCGCCGACGCCGCTAAGCCCAACGTCGTCATGCTGTTGGCCGATGATCTTGGATACCGCGACGTCGGATGCTACGACGGTCCGGTCCAGACACCCAACATCGATTCGCTGGCCGCGGGCGGCGCCAGGTTTACCGATTTCTATTCCGGTTGCGCCGTTTGTTCGCCTTCACGAGCGACACTGATGACGGGGCGTCACCACATCCGCGCCGGTGTTTACAGTTGGATCCAAGACGAACAGCAAAAGTCTCATCTGTTGCTTCGTGAAATCACCCTGGCCGAAGTCCTCAAGTCGGCCGGCTATGCCACGGCCCACATCGGAAAATGGCACCTCGGATTGCCCAGTGAAAATCATGACAAACCCACGCCCGACCAGCACGGGTTCGACCATTGGTTTGCCACTTGGAACAACGCCAGTCCCAGCCACCACAATCCGGACAACTTCATTCGCAACGGTAAACCGGTCGGAAAGCTGGACGGCTATTCCTGCCAGCTGGTGGCGGACGAAGCAATCGGCTGGATGAAGCAGCACGTCGAAACAAACATCGACCAACCTTTTTTTGTGAACGTTTGGTTCCACGAACCCCACGCCCCGATCGCGGCACCCAAGGATCGCACCACCAAGTACGGCAAGCCGGACGACAAGGGTGCGATCTATTCCGGTACGATCGACAACACCGACGATGCCATCGGCCGATTGCTGCGCACCATCGATCAACTGGGGATTCGGGAAGACACGTTGATCATCTATGCATCGGATAACGGCAGCTATCGCACCGATCGGGTCGGCAATCTGCGCGGACGTAAAGGCGTCAACTGGGAAGGGGGAATCCGCGTGCCGGGCATCTTTCATTGGCCCGGTCGAATCGCCCCGCAACAAGTCATGACCGATCCAGCCGGACTCGTCGATGTCCTGCCGACCGTTTGCGGGTTATTGGAATTGGAAAAGCCATCGGTGCATTTGGACGGCAGTGACTTGTCACCACTGTTGGTCAACCGTGCGGATGCATTTGTCCGTCACCAGCCGTTGTTTTGGCACCTGCAAAGATCCAGCCCAATCGTCGCAATGCGTGACGGCAATTTTTCGCTGGTCGCATCGCGGGACTATGAAATGCCCACTCATAACCTGTTCCAAGAAGCTTGGATCCCGCGGATCAAGGAAGGCGGCTATCGCGATTTCGAATTGTTTGATCTGTCCAACGATCCAGGACAAACCACCAACGTGGCAAAGCAATATCCTGAGGTCT